In one window of Ruminococcus hominis DNA:
- a CDS encoding LacI family DNA-binding transcriptional regulator — MTVTIKDVAALAGVSPSTVSRTCKNNPSISSETKEKVRKAMLELGYEPNFQASNLASQNSRTIGIILPASAREVYENSFYLEAVRGVSHYCNQKQYMTTIVTGQDENEILQAVRSMSRSGKVDAFIVLYSRKDDPVIDYLFNEGLLYSLIGKATQYTNQSIYIDNDNLLAGQEATEYLYQLGHRRIAYLGADSNLIFSADRKSGYLLALAKHGLPMRSEYCVEVANVSQNNTEEISALLLQSEPPTAIVVSDDILAVSLERVCLQNKLSIPEDLSIISFNNSLFARLTSPQLTSIDINSCQLGIEAASQIINHIENPGLVATKIIVPHHLIERDSCCKISGE, encoded by the coding sequence ATGACAGTGACAATTAAAGATGTGGCAGCTTTGGCAGGTGTATCTCCTTCTACAGTATCCAGAACCTGTAAAAACAACCCTTCTATCAGCAGTGAAACAAAAGAAAAGGTTCGAAAAGCAATGCTCGAGCTTGGATATGAACCAAATTTCCAGGCTAGTAACCTTGCTTCTCAAAATTCACGAACAATAGGGATTATCCTTCCTGCGTCTGCACGTGAAGTATACGAAAACTCATTTTATCTTGAAGCAGTTCGCGGTGTCAGTCATTACTGTAACCAAAAACAATACATGACAACAATTGTAACCGGACAGGACGAAAACGAAATATTACAAGCAGTCCGCTCCATGTCGAGAAGTGGTAAAGTAGATGCGTTTATCGTTCTGTATTCCAGAAAAGATGATCCTGTTATCGACTATTTATTTAATGAAGGATTGCTATACAGTCTGATTGGAAAAGCTACACAATACACAAATCAGAGTATATATATTGATAATGATAATCTGCTGGCAGGGCAGGAAGCAACTGAATACCTCTACCAGCTCGGTCATCGTCGCATTGCATATCTGGGTGCTGACAGCAATCTCATTTTCTCTGCTGACAGAAAATCCGGTTACCTGCTCGCACTAGCAAAACATGGACTTCCGATGCGGTCTGAATACTGTGTAGAAGTTGCAAATGTATCACAGAATAATACCGAAGAAATTTCTGCGTTATTATTACAATCTGAACCACCAACCGCAATTGTAGTAAGTGATGATATTCTTGCTGTTTCTCTGGAACGAGTATGTCTGCAGAACAAGCTGTCGATTCCGGAAGATTTATCAATCATCTCCTTTAATAATTCATTATTTGCAAGATTGACTTCTCCACAGCTCACATCCATTGACATCAATTCATGCCAGCTGGGAATTGAAGCAGCCTCACAGATTATTAATCATATTGAAAATCCCGGATTGGTTGCGACAAAGATTAT